A stretch of Synechococcus sp. WH 8020 DNA encodes these proteins:
- the lpxB gene encoding lipid-A-disaccharide synthase encodes MVRLLISTGEVSGDLQGSLLIQALWRVAKRRGLDLEVLALGGERMKAAGAELLADTSPMGAIGLWEALPLVVPTIRLQARVDRVLKERPPDGVVLIDYMGANVRLGHSLRGRLPDVPITYYIAPQEWAWRIGEGGTKSLLQFTDRILAIFPEEAEFYSGRGAEVTWVGHPLLDMVPVSSDRQAARCALGLPLEGALLLLMPASRPQELRYLMPELVQAAATLQARDPSLNVMVPAGLERFEEPLQQALDQAGVRGTVIPADQADAMKPHLFAAADLALGKSGTVNLELALQGVPQVVGYRVSRVTAWVARRILRFHVDHISPVNLLLKERLVPELLQEDFNADQLVALAIPLLNNQTVRQRVLDGYQRLRDTLGEPGVTDRAAEAILDQIKQPS; translated from the coding sequence ATGGTGCGTCTGCTCATCAGCACCGGCGAGGTGTCAGGAGATTTGCAGGGAAGCCTTCTAATTCAGGCTCTTTGGCGTGTCGCGAAGCGTCGTGGACTGGATTTAGAAGTTCTTGCTCTCGGGGGTGAGCGGATGAAGGCCGCCGGAGCTGAGTTGCTGGCGGACACCTCTCCGATGGGAGCGATCGGTTTGTGGGAAGCCCTTCCTTTGGTGGTTCCCACGATTCGATTGCAAGCCAGGGTGGATCGGGTATTGAAGGAGCGTCCACCCGATGGGGTGGTGTTAATCGATTACATGGGCGCCAACGTGCGCTTGGGCCACAGCCTCAGAGGACGACTGCCGGATGTGCCAATCACTTATTACATCGCCCCCCAGGAATGGGCTTGGCGCATTGGGGAAGGAGGCACCAAAAGTTTGCTGCAGTTCACAGATCGCATCCTGGCGATTTTCCCTGAAGAAGCTGAGTTTTATTCCGGTCGAGGCGCTGAGGTCACCTGGGTGGGGCATCCCCTTCTGGACATGGTTCCGGTTTCATCCGATCGCCAGGCTGCTCGTTGTGCGTTGGGTTTGCCCTTGGAAGGAGCTCTCTTGCTCTTGATGCCTGCATCGCGGCCTCAGGAACTGCGTTATCTCATGCCTGAATTGGTGCAGGCTGCTGCCACCCTTCAGGCGCGTGACCCATCTCTGAATGTGATGGTGCCTGCCGGATTGGAGCGCTTTGAGGAGCCTCTGCAACAGGCCCTGGATCAAGCGGGGGTTCGCGGGACCGTCATCCCTGCCGACCAGGCGGATGCCATGAAGCCCCACCTGTTTGCAGCGGCCGATTTGGCACTGGGTAAATCGGGAACCGTGAATTTGGAATTGGCGTTGCAGGGTGTACCGCAAGTGGTTGGCTATCGAGTCAGCCGTGTCACTGCTTGGGTGGCACGGAGAATTCTCCGCTTTCACGTGGATCACATCTCGCCGGTCAATCTTCTGCTCAAAGAGAGACTGGTGCCGGAGCTGTTGCAGGAGGATTTCAACGCCGATCAGTTAGTTGCATTGGCCATTCCGCTGTTGAACAACCAAACGGTTCGGCAAAGGGTTTTGGATGGGTATCAGCGCTTACGTGACACCCTTGGTGAACCGGGTGTGACCGACCGTGCGGCGGAAGCCATCCTTGACCAGATCAAACAGCCCTCTTGA